In Jaculus jaculus isolate mJacJac1 chromosome 4, mJacJac1.mat.Y.cur, whole genome shotgun sequence, a single genomic region encodes these proteins:
- the Nrros gene encoding transforming growth factor beta activator LRRC33 isoform X2, giving the protein MEVLPLWLCLSVHFLTMEWRNRSGLTTAASQAGCKVGGVVDCRGQNLASVPSGLPPHSQTLMLDANPLKTLWNHSLQPYPLLETLSLQRCHLERVGRRAFGMQRRLLSLGLADNRLSADHRETAAALRTLPGLRTLDLSGNSLTEDMAALMLRNLPALEAVSLARNAVMRLDESVFEGLQRLRELDLQSNYIFEIEAGAFDGLPALSNLNLAYNNLPCVVDFSLTQLRFLNVSYNSLEWFLAARAEVAFELEVLDLSHNQLLFFPLLPQCSKLHTLLLRDNNMGFYRDLYNTSSPREMVAQFLLVDGNVTNVTTVDLWEEFASSDLSAVRFLDMSQNQFHHLPDGFLKKIPFLSHLNLNQNCLVRLHIREREPPGVLTELDLSHNQLVELRLAPGLAGCLENLRLFNLSSNQLLGVPAGLFASATNITTIDLSHNRISLCPRPAPPDPTEAPNCVDFRNLASLRSLSLEGCGLRALGDYSFQGTALTHLDLSSNWGILNGSLRPLQDVAPTLQVLSLRNVGLSSGFRDLEFSGFSNLRDLDLSGNSLTSFPRFRGSLALRTLDLRRNALTALPQRAASEPLLLGLHAIYLSQNPYDCCGVEGWGSLEHLNTVADLAMVTCNLSSRVIRVTELPRGKFQDCKWGQVDTGLLYLVLILPSCLTLLVAGTVIFLTFKRPLLQVIKDRCHWSSTY; this is encoded by the coding sequence GTAGGTGGAGTTGTTGACTGCCGAGGACAGAACCTGGCCTCGGTGCCCAGCGGCTTGCCACCCCATTCTCAGACGCTCATGCTGGATGCCAACCCCCTGAAGACCCTGTGGAATCACTCGCTGCAGCCCTACCCGCTCCTGGAGACGCTCAGCCTGCAAAGGTGCCACTTGGAGCGCGTGGGCCGCCGCGCTTTCGGGATGCAGCGCCGCTTGCTCAGCCTGGGCCTGGCGGACAACCGCCTGTCCGCGGACCACAGGGAGACGGCGGCGGCTCTGCGCACGCTGCCGGGGCTGCGGACCCTCGACCTGTCGGGCAACTCCTTGACGGAGGACATGGCTGCCCTGATGCTTCGGAACCTCCCCGCCCTGGAGGCCGTGTCCCTGGCGAGGAACGCGGTCATGAGGCTGGATGAGTCGGTCTTCGAGGGCCTGCAGCGCCTGCGGGAGCTGGATTTGCAGAGCAACTACATCTTCGAGATCGAGGCCGGCGCTTTTGATGGCTTGCCGGCGCTCAGCAACCTCAACCTGGCCTACAACAACCTCCCGTGCGTCGTGGACTTCAGCCTCACCCAGCTGCGCTTCCTCAACGTCAGCTACAACAGCCTGGAGTGGTTCCTGGCCGCCAGGGCCGAGGTGGCCTTTGAGCTGGAGGTGCTGGACTTGTCCCACAACCAGCTGCTGTTCTTCCCTCTGCTACCCCAGTGCAGCAAGTTGCATACCCTCCTGCTCCGGGACAACAACATGGGTTTCTACAGAGACCTGTACAACACCTCGTCCCCTCGGGAGATGGTGGCCCAGTTCCTGCTGGTGGATGGCAACGTGACCAACGTCACCACGGTGGACCTCTGGGAGGAGTTCGCCTCCAGCGACCTGTCAGCCGTGCGCTTCCTGGACATGAGCCAGAACCAGTTCCATCATCTGCCAGACGGCTTCCTGAAGAAAATACCTTTCCTTTCCCACCTGAACCTCAACCAGAATTGCCTGGTGAGGCTCCACATCCGCGAGCGGGAGCCCCCAGGGGTGCTCACCGAGTTGGACCTGAGCCACAACCAGCTGGTGGAGCTGCGCCTGGCACCCGGGCTGGCCGGCTGCCTGGAGAACCTGCGCCTGTTCAACCTGAGCTCCAACCAGCTTCTGGGGGTCCCCGCTGGCCTCTTTGCCAGCGCCACCAACATCACTACCATTGACCTGAGCCACAATCGGATCTCACTCTGTCCCCGCCCGGCTCCCCCAGACCCTACGGAGGCCCCCAACTGTGTGGATTTCAGAAACCTGGCCTCCTTGAGGAGCCTGTCTCTGGAGGGCTGTGGTTTGAGGGCCTTAGGGGATTACTCATTTCAGGGGACTGCCCTCACCCACTTAGACCTGTCCAGCAACTGGGGGATCCTAAATGGGAGCCTCCGCCCTCTGCAGGACGTTGCCCCCACATTACAGGTTCTGTCCCTGAGGAACGTGGGCCTCAGTTCTGGCTTCAGGGACCTGGAGTTCTCTGGTTTTAGCAATCTGCGGGACTTGGATCTGTCAGGCAATTCCTTGACCAGCTTCCCCAGGTTCCGGGGCAGCTTGGCCCTGCGGACGCTGGACCTCCGCAGGAACGCTCTCACCGCCCTGCCCCAGAGGGCCGCctccgagccgctgctgctgggtctgcatGCCATCTACCTGAGCCAGAATCCATACGACTGctgtggggtggagggatgggGGTCCCTGGAGCACTTAAACACTGTTGCCGACTTGGCGATGGTCACTTGCAACCTGTCCTCCAGGGTCATTCGTGTGACGGAGCTTCCTAGGGGCAAGTTTCAGGACTGTAAGTGGGGGCAGGTGGACACGGGCCTGCTGTACCTCGTGCTCATTCTGCCCAGCTGTCTCACCCTGCTGGTGGCTGGCACTGTCATCTTCCTCACATTTAAGAGGCCGCTGCTTCAGGTCATCAAGGACCGCTGTCACTGGTCCTCGACGTACTGA
- the Nrros gene encoding transforming growth factor beta activator LRRC33 isoform X1: MEVLPLWLCLSVHFLTMEWRNRSGLTTAASQAGCKVVGGVVDCRGQNLASVPSGLPPHSQTLMLDANPLKTLWNHSLQPYPLLETLSLQRCHLERVGRRAFGMQRRLLSLGLADNRLSADHRETAAALRTLPGLRTLDLSGNSLTEDMAALMLRNLPALEAVSLARNAVMRLDESVFEGLQRLRELDLQSNYIFEIEAGAFDGLPALSNLNLAYNNLPCVVDFSLTQLRFLNVSYNSLEWFLAARAEVAFELEVLDLSHNQLLFFPLLPQCSKLHTLLLRDNNMGFYRDLYNTSSPREMVAQFLLVDGNVTNVTTVDLWEEFASSDLSAVRFLDMSQNQFHHLPDGFLKKIPFLSHLNLNQNCLVRLHIREREPPGVLTELDLSHNQLVELRLAPGLAGCLENLRLFNLSSNQLLGVPAGLFASATNITTIDLSHNRISLCPRPAPPDPTEAPNCVDFRNLASLRSLSLEGCGLRALGDYSFQGTALTHLDLSSNWGILNGSLRPLQDVAPTLQVLSLRNVGLSSGFRDLEFSGFSNLRDLDLSGNSLTSFPRFRGSLALRTLDLRRNALTALPQRAASEPLLLGLHAIYLSQNPYDCCGVEGWGSLEHLNTVADLAMVTCNLSSRVIRVTELPRGKFQDCKWGQVDTGLLYLVLILPSCLTLLVAGTVIFLTFKRPLLQVIKDRCHWSSTY; this comes from the coding sequence GTAGGTGGAGTTGTTGACTGCCGAGGACAGAACCTGGCCTCGGTGCCCAGCGGCTTGCCACCCCATTCTCAGACGCTCATGCTGGATGCCAACCCCCTGAAGACCCTGTGGAATCACTCGCTGCAGCCCTACCCGCTCCTGGAGACGCTCAGCCTGCAAAGGTGCCACTTGGAGCGCGTGGGCCGCCGCGCTTTCGGGATGCAGCGCCGCTTGCTCAGCCTGGGCCTGGCGGACAACCGCCTGTCCGCGGACCACAGGGAGACGGCGGCGGCTCTGCGCACGCTGCCGGGGCTGCGGACCCTCGACCTGTCGGGCAACTCCTTGACGGAGGACATGGCTGCCCTGATGCTTCGGAACCTCCCCGCCCTGGAGGCCGTGTCCCTGGCGAGGAACGCGGTCATGAGGCTGGATGAGTCGGTCTTCGAGGGCCTGCAGCGCCTGCGGGAGCTGGATTTGCAGAGCAACTACATCTTCGAGATCGAGGCCGGCGCTTTTGATGGCTTGCCGGCGCTCAGCAACCTCAACCTGGCCTACAACAACCTCCCGTGCGTCGTGGACTTCAGCCTCACCCAGCTGCGCTTCCTCAACGTCAGCTACAACAGCCTGGAGTGGTTCCTGGCCGCCAGGGCCGAGGTGGCCTTTGAGCTGGAGGTGCTGGACTTGTCCCACAACCAGCTGCTGTTCTTCCCTCTGCTACCCCAGTGCAGCAAGTTGCATACCCTCCTGCTCCGGGACAACAACATGGGTTTCTACAGAGACCTGTACAACACCTCGTCCCCTCGGGAGATGGTGGCCCAGTTCCTGCTGGTGGATGGCAACGTGACCAACGTCACCACGGTGGACCTCTGGGAGGAGTTCGCCTCCAGCGACCTGTCAGCCGTGCGCTTCCTGGACATGAGCCAGAACCAGTTCCATCATCTGCCAGACGGCTTCCTGAAGAAAATACCTTTCCTTTCCCACCTGAACCTCAACCAGAATTGCCTGGTGAGGCTCCACATCCGCGAGCGGGAGCCCCCAGGGGTGCTCACCGAGTTGGACCTGAGCCACAACCAGCTGGTGGAGCTGCGCCTGGCACCCGGGCTGGCCGGCTGCCTGGAGAACCTGCGCCTGTTCAACCTGAGCTCCAACCAGCTTCTGGGGGTCCCCGCTGGCCTCTTTGCCAGCGCCACCAACATCACTACCATTGACCTGAGCCACAATCGGATCTCACTCTGTCCCCGCCCGGCTCCCCCAGACCCTACGGAGGCCCCCAACTGTGTGGATTTCAGAAACCTGGCCTCCTTGAGGAGCCTGTCTCTGGAGGGCTGTGGTTTGAGGGCCTTAGGGGATTACTCATTTCAGGGGACTGCCCTCACCCACTTAGACCTGTCCAGCAACTGGGGGATCCTAAATGGGAGCCTCCGCCCTCTGCAGGACGTTGCCCCCACATTACAGGTTCTGTCCCTGAGGAACGTGGGCCTCAGTTCTGGCTTCAGGGACCTGGAGTTCTCTGGTTTTAGCAATCTGCGGGACTTGGATCTGTCAGGCAATTCCTTGACCAGCTTCCCCAGGTTCCGGGGCAGCTTGGCCCTGCGGACGCTGGACCTCCGCAGGAACGCTCTCACCGCCCTGCCCCAGAGGGCCGCctccgagccgctgctgctgggtctgcatGCCATCTACCTGAGCCAGAATCCATACGACTGctgtggggtggagggatgggGGTCCCTGGAGCACTTAAACACTGTTGCCGACTTGGCGATGGTCACTTGCAACCTGTCCTCCAGGGTCATTCGTGTGACGGAGCTTCCTAGGGGCAAGTTTCAGGACTGTAAGTGGGGGCAGGTGGACACGGGCCTGCTGTACCTCGTGCTCATTCTGCCCAGCTGTCTCACCCTGCTGGTGGCTGGCACTGTCATCTTCCTCACATTTAAGAGGCCGCTGCTTCAGGTCATCAAGGACCGCTGTCACTGGTCCTCGACGTACTGA